Within the Candidatus Reidiella endopervernicosa genome, the region AATCTATGGTCACAGCCTTCAATAACAGCACACTTCCTATCGGTTTTCTCCCCGACCGCAGGCGTGCAGACGCACTTTACTGCGAGATGAAAGCACGGCTAATAGATAGCCTCAGCTATCTGCATCAACAGTTATCAGATACAACCAGCCAGCCTCCCCCAATCGACAGTTGGTTAGCAACACTAAACAAAACCACCTTCATCAAGCCCGGCATTTTTGGCTACTACTACGATCTCGCTTCAGCGTTACTGCAAGATGATATCGAACTGGCCAAACAACTATTTACGAAGCTCTCCAGCTTCGAAGCAGCCGCAGGCGGTCTCTCAGTAATCACCCTCTCTGAGACCGACCTCGATAGAGAGAGTATCGATCTCTATATTCGCAACGTTGAGATTGAACCAGACGTCCCCCTGCACCTGACTGCACCCTCCGCCTCATCTGCTGAGCGAGTCTCCCCCCATATCCACGAGGCCCTTGAGATCATCGATCAGGTTCTGCCAGAACTGGGCGAGGAGATCAGAGCACTGACAACCGAGATCGTGATGGCCAGCAGTGCCAGGAATAGCGACGGCATCACCTTCCACGGTGCCTCCTCGGTCTACCTCTGGGGCACGCTCTTTATCAATGCCGACTACCACAAGACGCTGGTACAGGTACTCGACACACTGATCCACGAGTCGGCTCACTGCCTGCTGTTTGGACTCTCAGTCGAAGGTCCACTGGTCGAAAATCCTGAGGAGGAGCGGCACAGCTCACCACTGAGAGAGGATCTACGCCCCATCGATGGCATCTACCACGCCACCTTTGTGCTTTCGCGTATGCACTATGGAATGCAGAAAATTCTCGACTCGAGCCTACTTGATGATGAGAGTAACAAGGAGGTAGAGAGACTCATCGGACACCATGCCAGCTGCTTCAGAGATGGACT harbors:
- a CDS encoding aKG-HExxH-type peptide beta-hydroxylase codes for the protein MKARLIDSLSYLHQQLSDTTSQPPPIDSWLATLNKTTFIKPGIFGYYYDLASALLQDDIELAKQLFTKLSSFEAAAGGLSVITLSETDLDRESIDLYIRNVEIEPDVPLHLTAPSASSAERVSPHIHEALEIIDQVLPELGEEIRALTTEIVMASSARNSDGITFHGASSVYLWGTLFINADYHKTLVQVLDTLIHESAHCLLFGLSVEGPLVENPEEERHSSPLREDLRPIDGIYHATFVLSRMHYGMQKILDSSLLDDESNKEVERLIGHHASCFRDGLNTIESVGRLTQLGSTIMQGPKQYMQSVGAI